Proteins found in one Penaeus vannamei isolate JL-2024 chromosome 29, ASM4276789v1, whole genome shotgun sequence genomic segment:
- the LOC113802176 gene encoding failed axon connections homolog has translation MLEAVVEGWWWWWQNGRVATAAVVLLAFGVISVKRYVAKKNRRRRWAAVGKDVVVVHGLGKGRRTPNLSPFVLTLETYLRLAKIPYQMDYEEPFGPKGQSPWITLNGQEMGDSQLIIQMLGRRFGKDFTASLTKEQKGAARAFNMMVTEHLAWGFRLWRWVENKGRLMLQEMDRVPFIVRLLMPLKRRQIFKSLYFQGIGRHSAEEVHDIIERDLAAISFYLGDKPFLMGSDLCEVDCALFGSLAQIMWNYSGSPYETMVKVKYPNLKEYVLRVKETLWPDWDQCLKRPKMS, from the exons ATGCTGGAGGCGGTGGTCgagggctggtggtggtggtggcagaacGGTCGTGTCGCAACAGCGGCTGTGGTGCTGTTGGCCTTTGGTGTCATCTCCGTTAAGCGTTATGTCgcgaagaagaacaggag gAGGCGATGGGCCGCCGTCGGAAAAGACGTTGTAGTTGTGCACGGCTTAGGCAAAGGGCGCCGCACCCCAAATCTATCGCCGTTCGTCCTTACGCTGGAGACTTACCTGCGCCTCGCCAAAATCCCTTACCAG ATGGACTACGAAGAGCCTTTCGGGCCCAAAGGCCAGTCCCCCTGGATCACGCTCAACGGCCAGGAAATGGGAGACTCGCAGCTGATCATCCAGATGTTAGGACGGCGCTTCGGGAAAGACTTTACGGCCAGCCTGACGAAGGAGCAGAAGGGGGCAGCTCGTGCGTTTAACATGATGGTGACGGAGCACCTTGCATG GGGATTCCGCTTGTGGCGCTGGGTGGAGAACAAAGGGCGCTTGATGCTACAGGAGATGGATCGCGTCCCCTTTATAGTGCGTCTGCTGATGCCTCTGAAGCGTCGACAGATCTTCAAGTCCTTATACTTCCAAGGCATCGGGAGGCACAGCGCGGAGGAAGTCCACGACATCATCGAGAGGGACTTGGCCGCCATCTCCTTTTACCTCG GTGACAAGCCCTTCCTGATGGGCAGCGACCTGTGCGAGGTTGACTGCGCTCTGTTCGGGTCTCTGGCGCAGATCATGTGGAACTACTCAGGCTCCCCGTACGAGACTATGGTCAAAG TGAAATACCCGAACCTGAAAGAATACGTGTTACGGGTGAAAGAGACACTCTGGCCGGACTGGGACCAGTGCCTGAAGCGCCCCAAGATGAGCTAA